In Setaria italica strain Yugu1 chromosome I, Setaria_italica_v2.0, whole genome shotgun sequence, the genomic window GTGCTGTGCAGTATAAAGTAATAAACTAGTTTTGGACTCAGGTCTAGGAGCTCAAAGGCTCTATCTCTAGGAAGTTGGAGATGCACTAAGATGGTGTTACTTTGCATTTTCTTTCTGATGACTACGTTTAGCCTTACATCTAAATATAAGTGAAATTTCCTACAGCCACATAAATTAATGTTCTGAATATTTCTGTTACATTTTACCCACAGGTACGTAATACCGGCAGTTGGATGGAGATTGGCAACAGCATTAGCCATTTTGGAATAGTGAGCGCCCAAGTAGTCTTCGTTTTGCTGCTTTTTGCTCTGACAAATATATACACCAGAGACATTGTGGTCTCATCACGGCAGCTAACTGCACGGAAAGTTATGTAAATTGTTCAGTTCTTTTAGAGGTCCAGATacattcattttctttaattaatTCTGGGCTCGGCTTTCATCTGTGGCCCAAGTTTTGTAACTTAGTAGGTTGCGTAGTTTTGTAGATGGACCTCGTATCAAAATTTTGTGctaatttattttttccattCATATCACAAGCGGTGAATAGGCTTTTTTGCATGCTTTATTTGTGTGAAATTTTCTTCTCTTGCTATGATAAATTAACGTATGTTGATTTAGTTCAGTCAGCAAAGGTAACTAACTGTCCATTGCTAGGATGTACTACTAGGTACCATCATTCGTTATATCATCTTCGGCAAGGTCCAGAAACTGCACAAGCTCGCCGTGGCTTTTCTGGTGAAAAACTAACTTGACCTTACGGGTCACCCGGTCACCGTGGTGACTGTGGACGGTCTTCTCCACGACGCACCCTGGCTTCGTGCGTAGCCAGCAAGAACACGGCAGAGGAAAAATGGTCTCTTCAGTAAAAACACATCTTTACTGCGTTTCTCTTCACTCCTTGTTCATTTACCAACTAACCGCACGAAAAATTATGTAAATTGTTCAGTAGCATAGGCCACAGCGTCGTGCAGCTGGTCGATCACGATCGGAGCGGCCCGGTCCAGTAACCCAAATCCCGCCTGCATCCGGTCCGCCCGTTCGTTATCCTCTCCGGCCGCCACACCTGGCGTTATCCAGCATCCGCGCCCTCCCCTCCGCCACGTCACGCCTCCCGGCCACATGGCGGCGCCCCAGTGGCGGCTCACCCCCACGCGGGATAAGGCGCCCCCCTCCCTTCCCGACCGCAGCTTAATAACCCGCCGCGAAAAGCTCCCCGCGAGAGCACGAGCCATCCACGTCCCCAGTCCCCACACACGCACCAGCAGAACCCAGCGCAACCGATGGCGTCGCTCACCATGATGGCGTCCttcgcggccgtggcggcggccgcgccctcccgccgcgGCAGCTTCGCCGTGGCCAGGGCCGCCAGGGTCGACCGCTGCCAGCAGGAGCCCGCTGCGAGGCTGGCGGCCGAGGAGGCCGAGGCCCGGCCCGCCGAGGGCCGCCGCGCCGTgatgctggcggcggcggccgcgtgcGTCGCGGccatcggcggcgccggcgccgccatggcgGGCCCCAAGAACGGGACCCCCGAGGCGAAGAAGAAGTACGCGCCCATCTGCGTCACCATGCCCACCGCCAAGGTCTGCCACAACTGATGAGAGATCGAGCACGCTGCAGGCAGGGGGCGTGCGGGGGGTTGTGCGTGTGGTATATAATGCATGCTATGCGTCCGGTTTGTCTCACCTTGTTGATTCGAGCTTTAGATGAGACGGTCGCCATGGACGGTCTCAAAGTTGTAATATTATTGCAAATTCGAGGATAAAACCGTTCTTGTTTCGTTACATGAGAGATCATCTCTGTGTTAGCTCTTCCTTGAGCCCTTGACACCGGATCTGTGGCGATGGAAAACGCAAAACCACGTGTACCTGTGGCAATCTCCTTGCTGGCCAGAACATAACATTGTGCATGGCTTTTGTATCGACGAAATTAAATGAATCGGTGGCAAGCCTGACTGATTAATGAAGCATCATGCGTCGGAACAAAGAATTGCTGCGCGTTGTATTTTTGTCGAGGGCTTGTTTGGAATAAAAGAACGGAAAATAAaggaatggaaaaaaaatgcatgaatGAGATGGAGCGAAAAGTGGAATACTACATTAATCCAAAATACAGGAATGTAAAGTTTAGGTTGTTTGGATCGCAGGAATTCATAACACAGGAATCACAAAATGTTGTCCTAATAGAAATACTGATTAGATTTTAGTGTCTAAACAAATTACCACGAGCACATTTGTTACTGAGCAGCAAAACCAAAGTGATACTATCTACCGTGACCCTCTTACATGTGGGTCCTACGGTTGTTTGTACAAGCCACCACACATCATCCTTATCCACTCACGCACACACCATTGCTGTCGTCCTCCATCCCTCCCTGAATCAACTAGCTTCGAGCACGGAGGCCCCAAGGGTCAAAGAACCATGGACGGACAAAGAACCATGGACGGACGCCCGGAGGTCAGCGGCCCGGCAACCGGCATCAAGGGGTGAGCACTGGACCTCTTCGAGCACGCCGAACCCGTTCTCCTTCGCCATCCAAAGCTCCGCTCTCAAACCAAGAGAAATGAAGTTCTCTCTTTTTGGGCAGAGTcctttttctctatttttttttctagatttgGAGTTCGATTCTTTGAATTTCTCAAAGGATTCGTTCAGTGATTGCTCAAGTTGATGCTCGATttcatttttaatatttttgtcTTTCTTTATTTCCTCTTGTTGCTCAAACCTCAAATGAAGCTGtgtgaagaggaagaagagcacATGAGGTAAGCTTGATTAGCGCATGAGTGCGCGAGCGAGCGTTGCAGGAAAAATTTCCCTGAGCTCGGAGCACATTTTTCCTTTCCTCCAAAAGTACAGCCTTTCTGACCGTTCCTCTGGAAAGTCTATCGTCGATTCCTTTGTCCCAAACGCGTTACTCGCTTCCCTTTCCTCCGGAACCGAAGCGTCCATTTTTCCTACGTTTTTCCTCCGTTCCGCCTCAGTGTTCGGAGTAAGCCACTGGCCGTGGGCCGATGACAAACCTGCAGAGCGTTTGCTGGAGGAGTCAAGGAGATGGTGGGCCGCGGGTATAATAGAGAGAAGAAAGGCAAACATGTCACAGTGTAAAAGGTAATTTCCATAACAGAACTGCGAGTTTTTTCTCAAGAAAAAGATCACCGCTAACATACAAGGCCCTCACTCTTTCACATGTATTTATGTAGGTAAATTGCGTGTTTGTAGAACACAACTATTCCGTCCGATTCCTAATTAAAGTAGGTCACTGTAGATTTTAACTACTCTCTAAATATAAGTCATATCCTTAAAACAAACACGAGATATCAACTATTTCTCTAAATATAAGTTATTCTAGAAACAGACACGTAATATACAGGGAAAAGCTATCCCTCACTCAGGTGATTTGAGAGTCTCCGTCGCTCGAATTTCTGGACATCCGATCGATgcatcattattattttgtccGTTTGATTTGGCCATCCGATCGATGCTATCTGATCCTACATGGCAGAGACATGATTCATTTATTCTGGATCCCGTAGTTTCATTCGCCCCTTCATCTTTTTCCGTgggcggcgaggcggtggcgccaGGGGATCTCCGAGGCTCATCCCCGAGGGGCGGCGAGGCAGCAGCGCTAGGGGATCTCTGAGGTTCATTCCGTGGGCGGCGAGACGGTGGTGTGAGCGATGGTGCCAAGCCATCTCCAAGGTTTTTCCATGGCTGCCTTCAAACCATTCCTCCTTCACTGTGCCTTTCGTCCCCTGCGATTTCTGCTCCCAGTCATTGTAGACATTAGCGACTTTCTATTGTTCTCGATTTTATATATTTTGCGTTGGTTTCTGTGGAGATTGGTTCATGCCTTGTTTCCAACGATCCAGTAGGATGCTAGATTTTGGTTAGGCTATTTAGCATTAAATCATATCTAATTATACTAGGTTTCAAGTTTTTGTTCGTATGGCTTAGGTTTCGACATTCTGCACCTCTCCGTATCTGATTAGGTACCCGAGCAGTGGGGTGGGGCATTTCCTAATGAAATTGTGGTTCTTAGTCCTGGAGATTAGGCAATTGTGTCCATTTTATTGTATAGGTAAACTAGATGATATGGTCCTATGGTAGTGCTATGTGAACGAGGGTGAGCGGGGATGAGGGGCATGatccttttttttctgattATGACAATTTGCGCATGCTGAACTGAGCGAGGTCTGTTGATCCATAATTCTGTGTTCCTGTATTGGACTGCAAATTGGTATGTTATATTAGGTTCACTACCTCACAATTAGCctgatctgattttttttccagatcCACTTGTTTTTTTGCATGTGGATGATTTGTAGAGTTTCTTTTCCAAGAAATTTGCAACGATTTGTTTTGGTTCTACCTAGTTATTTATACTCTCTTCTCTATAGGCTAGATCATTGTGGTTGCTATGATTCTTTTGATCAGGAATCAATGTATATGAGGCTGATATGTTAGTTGTTGTTAGCCTATTAGCCATGCTGTGTTGGTCACCCTCTGTGTAAAATGTAAACGGTCAATTTGTGTCAATCCATTAATTTTATATGTTCATGTAAGTATTGAATTTCATATTTTTAAGTGTCACCTTATGTTCTGACCAGATTTACCCTTTGGTGAGCTGTAGTGTAGGTTAACACCATTATTTGTGGTGTTCCCTtgcttattatttttttctagcaCCAATGGATATAGATGTTCTCTTCTTGTGTCTGTTCTTATATGAGCCTTTTAATGAACCATTTTGTACATGTTTTTATGAATTAGTATAAAGTACATTTTATTTGTATTCCTCTTCACAATCATATATAGTACACTTTTAATGTCAGTTGAAACATGCAGTTAGCTTAATTTTCCCCTCCTAACACACATATGGTTCTATCTATTACTTATACCTTCGTATgattaatttgattttttttccgcTTGAGGCAGTTCATCCAAATCCCTTCAACTGTGTGTGGTGTTGGAGATTTCAATTCTCGTCCAGCTCGATGGGGTTGCGGGCTGTTGTGACTGGCGTGAGGCTAGGTCTAGGGCGGAATGCTGTCCGAAGGTGTGTAGTCAGAGGCCTAGGTATCCATCTGTTCTTGCTCACCATGGATAACTATAGTTTGATTAGGAAAGATATGTGGTTTTATGACTGTCAGGCTTCTGAAAATTTAGGAATTAGCATTGATCAAACCATAGGGAAATAGGCATCTGTCATCTGTCCTTGCTCACATTAGTATGCTCAAGCAATGATATCATATACTAAGTATGCTTGTTGTTTTCATTTGTAATCTGTATTTTACATTCTGTGACCTATATTTTACTTGCTATTGCATGTGTTATATGTATATAGGTTCAGATACAGTTAATTGGGTCTGATTTTGCATTGAAATCATCACTGTTAATTTGATATTTGTGAACAGTGATTGAATAGCATTAAAAATGTATGTGCAAATATCTATTTGCGTTGACCTGTTAGTGTGATATATTCGCACTCCTAGTGGTTTTGAACTTGTGTATGTTATCTGTAGTTATCTTCCATTTAGTTATCTTTTTCTAGATCAATTTATTATCCATGGATTTACTTGGTTTTTTAACTGTAGATGTATCTACAAGTACCAGTTTTTAGTgagaaaattttcatcattCATTAGTGCTCTTTAGTGGTCACTAGAAGCTCATTGAGGATTATGGTTCTGGTTCTCTTCTgatgtttcttttgttcttgATCTATACTATGTTctctacctttttttttcctatgcagCCAGTATGGTTCCATTTTTACCATGCGCAATAAAAGGATACGTGTCTACATCCATAACCACAATGGAATCATGTTGCCCCTTAGTGCATTGACATTTTTTCCATTATTCTATATTATTTGTTCAACTTTAAATCTGTTGATGACGATTATATGTGGATGAGCTTTCTTCTCTATTTTGCTTTCCAGAAAATCCTGGAAATTTTGTATAAAAGGATCTTCTCACCGTTTTTTTGCTTCGCAGGCTCAATGCAGCTCCAGTCCAAAAGATTTTAGATGAAAGGAGGGCTCTAAGgaccaaagatgatgttgaagCTGGTTCATCTAAGAAGAAGATGTGATTGCGGTATGTGGTTCTATCCCCCTCAACATATGGTGCTAGTGCACTTATCTATCTTTTATAGTGCTTCATATATTTGATAAATATGACTTACATTATGTTGTGACAAATCTGACAGTAACCTATTAGgcataaattttgctatatcTAAATGTAGTTTTCTATGATGTTTGAATTTTAGAATTTAAGGTGGTTCGTTTTCGTATGATCACAAACTTGCTATGATCTCAAATTTAAGGTGGTTCATTTTAAGTTTGCTATGATCACAAACTTGCAAAGGAAATAGTATATGCTCCTATTTGAATATCCATAGCTCATAAATTGATGATTGCTACTAGGGTTTAGATTTTCCATGTTGCTAGTGCTACTACTTATTATTTAAAGTTCATTTTAGACTTATTATGTTTGTTGTCATGTATCTATTTTTTCTAAGTCTATGTGAACTCCTGCCTCTCAGTTTTACccttattatattatattttatCTAATATTTAAATGGGTCACCTGGTATGAATCTGATATATGTGCGAAAACCAGTCGTTTTTGTTCCTATTCAGGAATGTAagagttttttagaatttaTATTTTGTTGTCACTATAATTACTTTGTTTATTGCATTGTATCATATGCAACATTGAGGTGTAAATTTCATGGGGATGTACGACTTTAGGTGTTGCCTCTTTGTATTTGGGGAAATTTGTGGCATATGAGCAATCTGTATTTAGGTGTTTTCGTGACTACCCAAATAAAGCTGGTTATTTGCATTCCATAGGAAAGAAATCTGAGTTATTTGAGAAATCTGTATATAGCTTTTGGGTTTTAGGATATTTGTTAAATCTTTATTTGTTTGGGGGTTCCAGTGACAACCCAAATTCCTTCGAACAAATATGAGTCATTTTTAGGAATTTGGGACATTTGATCATTCTGTCTCAGGGGGTTTTAGTAAGAAGCCAAAATAAATCTGATTATCTGCATTCCTTAGAAAACAAATATAAGTTATTTGAAAAATCTGCATATGGTTTTCGGAAATTTTGGATATTTGTTTAATCTATATTTGGGAGTTTCATTGACAACCCAAATTAATTTGTTTATCTGCATTCCTTAGAAAAAAATTTGAGTCATTTGTGTAATCTGCATATGGTTTTTGGAAATTTGGAACATTTTGTTTCATAACTTGTAGGATATAATGGAGTAATATACTTGAGGTGTTAAATAATTATCTTTTTATCTAATGTAGTACTCTATTATATTCTTAGCCAAAAATTCCAGTCCTAGCATTTTCTATCTCTATCATATTTTTCTATCTGAAGAATCTGCAGGTTGCCATTGTTTTTACATTTATCTTAAGCTGATAATTCTAGTTACCTTAGGTAGTTGCATATTATGTTTGTTTGCACAAGTTACTTCATTTGGTTTCTTTGGAATTTGTATATGTTTGTCctcttttatattttttattatacaGAAGAATTAGTGCACTTGAACTTTTAGTTCTTTGTTTTTATTCAATGCAGTTGCAGCTTCTGGTTGTTCTATCTCTTGCTTGAGTCTAGTTTTGTGCTTTTGTATTCAGTGACTTGGATAGGTTAAATTAGCAATAGTAGCAAGTTTGATCTGAGCACTGATAATTGCACGTTGATTTTTGCTACTGATTATACCTTTTTGCTCAATTCATGTATTTTGTTGCTAATCTAGTAATAAGTTTATTTAGATTATACATATTTTGCTTTAGATCATATAGATTCTACTGAATGCAGCATGTTTGATACTATTGTATGCAGTATGTTTCATCATACAGTatgtttctgattttatttTGGTACATTTTGATTCAGGTAAGTTGTAGCTTGTCTTTGTTCTGTTTCATGATTGGGTCTAGTTGTATGTTTCATATTCAATATCTTTGATTGGTTAAaatagcaacaacaacaaatttaATTTGTCTCTTGCTACTGATTACATCTTTTTGCACTATTTATTTTGCTCTGTACCGACATCTAAATACCCATCCTATTTCTTTCTCTGTTAGTATCTTCAACAATAATTCTTCTTCAGATATTTTAGCAACTGGATTGAATTCTGTTCATTATAGCATTGATTCAATTCAGTTTATTATCTATCGATATATGTTTGTCTTTGTGTTTTATTGAGTTTTCATTGAACAATTAGCCTTTTGGTTTATCACTATCAGTGTGACCATCACTATCTAGCCTAATTCATTGATGATCTTGCACATATGAAGTTGCTCATTTATATCTTACATTACTTTCTTTGTATTTTTATTATAGGCAGTTGGATGTAATTTTTTCATTCCGCATATGTAATTTTTCTGTTTGTTGAATTCTTTGTATATATGGTATTTTTTTTGCTTGATCTGATTTCATTTGTGTGGCCTGGTTGATTTGTTTTCATATGCAGATGTGTATATTTTGCCCTTTAATTCTATGTGTATTAAATTTGGTTGAGAAGTTTTTGTCTCTAATTTTGTGTGTATTAAATTTGGGTGAGCAATATACTTGTTTCACTCAAAAATTAGTATGCAGATTCTTTGGCTGACTGTGTGAGGGCAGCAAACAAATCACTCAAATCTTATTTCGTCATAGATTTAGGTGATTTGTCTAGCCAAATCACCTAGGTGATGAGAGCCCTCAAATCACCTGAGTGATGGATAGACAGACCCAATATATAATGTTGTTGGAAATAAAGTACAAGTGATTGGAGGATGATCACCTGTGCCTAATAGACAAAACTCAAAGGGCACCATATTTATCATGGTTCCAATGCTGGGGATGGGAACAGGAAGGCTGGCTGGCTTCTTCAAGCAAATGAGCTAGTTGACTAATAAAGCGAAATTATCCAATTTGAGTAGAATTACACAGTAACTTTGTTCCGCCAAAAATAATCTCAAGATGTAGCTTATGAGGATCATTTGAGAAGTGAGTTCTGAAGCACCGCTTGTAGGGAATGTTTGGTTTATGCCCAACTCAACCTTACCACATTTTGGTGATGACCAAATCCATGGCATAGTCAAAAAATTGATGTAGTGGTGTTTGGATTGTTGCCATGCTAATTGTTGCCAAATATTTTTTGATTAtgtatatgacatgtgggtccaatGTGTCAAtcattatttaattattaaaaTATATTCACAATGGACCTAGATTTGTAGAGTTAATTATAACGAATTCAATGGTTCTAACGAATTTACAATCCGACTTAAGGCTTAGGAGAAACAACATTTTGAATGTTGTTAACCAAAGAATCATAGAGTCGCGTGCAACCAATGATGTGTTGATACCTCAGCAATTTCAATGGCAGCAGCGCTGGCAAATTTTGGCAAGGGTTTCCTCGCCCATGTTTTTACCCATGCCCATGTAACTTTTGTACTAGACTTGCCAAATCTCCTTTGGCTTTCCAATTGTTGCCGGGGACGAAGCCAAAGGAGGGCTGGTAGGGGCCacgccctcccctcccctctcaaGTTTTGATTAGGATACTATAGTTTGTATACATGTAGTAATTAAGTTAGATAAACTTTTAGCAATTAAGTATTGAGATGAAGTAGTACTTAATTTCAAAACAAATGTAGTTGTTTGGGCAAGCTAATAAGTTGTCAAGTGTGTCCATGGCTTGATTTAGTTTTACCAATAATACTTCAAGCTAGTAATTGGACTTCACAATTATTCAACATTTTATCCATTTTTATATATTTAGTACTTCTTTAACAACTTTATTCTATGCATCTAGTTTTAAGCTTTTAACATATCACACTCTCAAGCGTCTTGGTGCACATGTGTGCCAAAATGTGGTTTGAGCACAATCGCTATGTGCTTACACTACTGGGGAAAGTGCCTTCAGTACTGGGTCCAAACccctctttagtaccagttgtgcaaccggtattgctaagtcagtactaaagggggtcctttagtaccggttcaaataactggtactaaaaggggtcctttagtaccggttggggagaccaaccgatactaaattcttttttctattctgtttcttttctcattttattttctatttctttattctatattagtatttcatatttgtttcctttacgtatactagttctaatacacaatatatataaagttgtatttgatctataatattacatttcaaataatattatacatagacacATTGTGcacacacatatatgaataatattacattgcatcaactctccaagttcaacattttggatcaactattttgAACTCGAGTCATGACAGTGATGCctatttgatccatcattatggaactctcctGCTGGATTTACTAACtcatccagaagaaatccactgagtagttcttgaattgccctgattttttccatctcgaggagttcttccttcatgtgcataatctatgtcattagtaaaggttattatattagatcaatggatctgcacaattagaactaatttattgttaagaaatttgtatatgtaCATTGAATTCATTGTCAGTTATACACTTGGGATGTACAAAGCCATGTATGACCTCACATatgtagtatccgcataaattatttccCGGATTCTGTCTCaaatactatatatatggcaaaagaagttatgaaatatttgttgtgttcaaggaagtgacatgagatgtgcaaattcaatacataccgaGAATTTagagtggatatgaagttgctccttgaattcacccgaATGCTGTTGACGGAAACGAGCCCATGCTGtgttaagcatgtctatgaggTCGGTGTATTGATATCTTGGTCTCCTCAGAAAGTCCAGGATATAGACCATGCTTCGATTAATcacgataacaaggagtattcAGTGGAaactgtacatatatgcatagtgaaaagctatttagtaaatagcaaaaaaaagaattaaacacttatacaatttgttacaataaatgactacaacaatattTATTGTGAACTGCTAGTAaatgacaaaaagaaaagagttaaacacttatacaatttatTACAAAGAAGAATGGCTAAAACCTATACATTTTGTAAAAGTAAATGACTAATACTTATACAATTTTTTACaataaatgacaacaaaaaagaatgactaataCTTATACAACTTGTTATAATAAATGACTAATCAATGTTGTACATAGACCAAATTACAATTAATAGGCTTTTCCaacaatttttctataatttctagctaattcaacaattttatgcacatttctataatttGAACTATACTATAGCTCAATTTGTGGCATaataaaagaattattctaagtagTAGGCAGTTTACAATTTATTGcactatttatatattttctacCACTATTCTACTAATAAAAAATGCATGGCAATAATGTACATTAATTTCCTAGCACTATTtataaattttctaattttcataACACAATTCTATATTCATTATTTCCATACTAAtaatttttagcattttttctataatttctagtttttttaaaaaaaattataaaatttctagctattttaaCTTATTCCTAAATAACTAGAattaaaaagaaatttaaaaaatGATGTCAGCACGGCCGCGGGCTTACGTCAGCACACAAGACAATGAGCCAACGGCCACGCGTGCTGTCTCAGGCGGCCGTCGGGTCGCGTCGCGGTACGGTCGCCGCAAGTTGGGGCTgctgggccggcggcggcgtggcagaGACAGCGCCAGGGCAGACGGTGCGGTGCGGCAAAGACGGTGCC contains:
- the LOC101779767 gene encoding photosystem II 5 kDa protein, chloroplastic-like, whose product is MASLTMMASFAAVAAAAPSRRGSFAVARAARVDRCQQEPAARLAAEEAEARPAEGRRAVMLAAAAACVAAIGGAGAAMAGPKNGTPEAKKKYAPICVTMPTAKVCHN